One Brachyspira pilosicoli P43/6/78 genomic window carries:
- a CDS encoding Hsp20/alpha crystallin family protein: MSRMFFPMFNNRCHRGEGCMRDYSLYQRNYKIYEDDNGYTIEMDMPGVKKSDLEIGVKENILSIYAERKKVIKSEEGDKEEVVSKYEQSFNISDKSIDVDNIAANFENGVLILTLPKKEEVKYEKRIEIA; this comes from the coding sequence ATGTCAAGAATGTTTTTTCCAATGTTTAATAATAGATGTCATAGAGGGGAGGGTTGTATGAGAGATTATTCTTTGTATCAAAGAAATTATAAAATATATGAAGATGATAATGGCTATACAATAGAGATGGATATGCCTGGAGTAAAAAAATCAGATTTAGAGATTGGAGTAAAAGAGAACATACTTTCAATATATGCTGAGAGAAAGAAAGTTATAAAAAGTGAAGAGGGTGATAAAGAAGAAGTTGTTTCAAAATATGAGCAGAGCTTTAACATAAGCGATAAATCAATAGATGTTGATAATATAGCTGCTAATTTTGAAAATGGCGTATTAATTCTTACTCTTCCAAAGAAAGAAGAAGTCAAGTATGAGAAAAGAATAGAAATAGCTTAA
- a CDS encoding penicillin-binding protein 1A, with protein MKAKDFFKTKLSNLKNKYHTVNLNKFIKIYIAVLVVIFSIGTLVFAFLIADIIRQPDVQAVELYKPTIPTKIYDIKGEVISEFFSEQRALVEYKDLPPHLIEAIISMEDNNFMKHNGIDIIGIFRGTLGNMIVGKRPRGASTLTQQVARGIVLKSRERTIIRKLKEIWVTFQIEKRLTKEEIVTLYFNQIFFGHSVYGVQAASRFYFNKNVEDLDLAECAMLATLPPSPNTYSPINNPNISMSRHKVVLKRMTDLKFISKDEADNAYKEFWASYSGKIGRRGSTAYSASIDRAPYITEYVRRELIDKYGEKALKEDGLKIYTTIDIEKQEAAQKLLTEALKEYNDKYEGGSMDISTIYDRELIDKVEMLSLLFELPENMARNKFSISVRSLLNQDTSSSLALISDMFGMEEVNDIMMEVMKADEAELSRQIEGALVAIDPRNGYIVSMVGGSGFTPRNQFNRATQARRQAGSAFKPFVYAASMDITNYNPATIVSDAPIGFVPEEGEEGKVWIPKNYSGNFKGDVSLRYALAVSLNIATVNVVNYVGITNTIRYVEPIFKAQPDDAKSKRMFNPDLTLGLGTGLFTPLELTTGFATIANKGKEVEPILIRYVTDRYGVMMDNFEEELKREITLKGGAKQVMSEEVAYMISDILAGVLRGGTATSAMYEAGFTRRGAGKTGTSNDWKDAWFVGYTPELTTGIWIGFDSFKYSLGNHQVGGRVAAPIWGKYMVAALKDIKPTWYSQPENVVRLEVCARSGKLPSSSCPALTTDLFIKDKIPQETCDVCDTYLEDTSNLDSIIDSFFD; from the coding sequence TTGAAAGCAAAAGATTTTTTTAAAACAAAACTATCTAATTTAAAAAATAAATATCATACAGTAAACCTTAATAAATTTATAAAAATATATATAGCAGTATTAGTTGTCATATTTTCTATAGGCACTTTAGTATTTGCTTTTTTAATAGCAGATATTATAAGACAGCCAGACGTTCAAGCGGTAGAATTATATAAACCAACAATACCAACAAAAATATATGATATAAAAGGCGAAGTTATATCAGAGTTTTTCTCAGAACAAAGAGCATTAGTAGAATATAAAGATTTACCCCCTCATCTTATAGAAGCAATTATATCTATGGAAGATAATAATTTTATGAAACATAATGGTATAGATATAATAGGTATATTTAGAGGCACTCTTGGAAACATGATAGTTGGTAAAAGACCAAGAGGAGCAAGTACTTTAACTCAGCAGGTAGCAAGAGGGATAGTATTAAAATCTAGAGAAAGAACTATCATAAGAAAATTAAAAGAGATATGGGTAACATTTCAAATAGAAAAAAGATTAACTAAAGAAGAAATAGTAACATTATATTTCAATCAAATATTTTTTGGTCATTCTGTTTATGGCGTACAGGCAGCAAGCAGATTTTATTTTAATAAGAATGTAGAGGATTTGGATTTAGCAGAATGTGCTATGCTTGCAACACTTCCGCCTTCTCCAAACACATACTCCCCTATCAATAATCCAAATATATCTATGAGCAGACATAAAGTTGTTTTAAAAAGAATGACAGATTTGAAGTTTATAAGCAAAGATGAAGCAGATAATGCCTACAAAGAATTCTGGGCTTCTTATAGCGGAAAAATAGGAAGAAGAGGTTCTACTGCTTACAGTGCTTCAATAGACAGAGCTCCATATATTACAGAATATGTTAGAAGAGAATTGATTGATAAATATGGAGAAAAAGCATTAAAAGAAGACGGATTAAAAATATATACTACTATAGATATAGAAAAACAGGAAGCTGCACAAAAATTATTAACAGAAGCATTAAAAGAATATAATGATAAATACGAAGGCGGCTCTATGGATATAAGCACTATTTATGACAGAGAGCTTATAGATAAAGTAGAAATGCTTTCTTTACTCTTTGAGCTTCCAGAAAATATGGCAAGAAATAAATTCTCTATATCAGTACGCTCGCTTCTAAACCAAGACACATCAAGTTCATTAGCACTTATCTCAGATATGTTTGGTATGGAAGAAGTTAATGATATTATGATGGAAGTAATGAAAGCAGATGAGGCAGAATTATCACGTCAAATAGAAGGAGCATTAGTTGCAATAGACCCAAGAAACGGATATATAGTTTCAATGGTTGGCGGTTCAGGATTCACTCCAAGAAACCAATTTAACAGAGCAACACAAGCAAGAAGACAGGCAGGAAGTGCATTCAAACCTTTTGTATATGCTGCTTCTATGGACATTACTAACTATAACCCTGCAACTATAGTAAGCGATGCTCCTATTGGATTTGTTCCTGAAGAAGGCGAAGAAGGAAAGGTATGGATACCAAAAAACTATTCTGGAAACTTCAAAGGAGATGTTAGCTTAAGATATGCTTTAGCTGTTTCGCTTAATATTGCTACTGTAAATGTTGTAAATTATGTTGGTATTACAAATACTATAAGATATGTAGAGCCTATATTTAAAGCACAGCCTGATGATGCTAAGTCTAAAAGAATGTTTAACCCAGATTTAACATTGGGTCTTGGTACAGGTTTATTTACTCCATTAGAACTTACTACAGGTTTTGCTACTATAGCAAACAAGGGAAAAGAAGTTGAGCCTATACTTATAAGATATGTTACAGACAGATACGGCGTTATGATGGATAATTTTGAAGAGGAATTAAAAAGAGAAATTACTCTTAAAGGCGGAGCTAAGCAGGTAATGAGCGAAGAAGTAGCTTACATGATTAGTGATATATTAGCTGGTGTACTTAGAGGAGGTACTGCTACTAGTGCTATGTATGAGGCAGGATTTACTAGAAGAGGTGCTGGTAAAACTGGTACTTCAAATGACTGGAAAGATGCTTGGTTTGTAGGATACACTCCTGAACTTACTACTGGTATATGGATTGGTTTTGACTCTTTCAAATATTCTCTTGGTAACCATCAAGTTGGAGGAAGAGTTGCTGCTCCTATTTGGGGTAAATATATGGTGGCTGCATTAAAAGATATAAAACCTACTTGGTATTCTCAGCCTGAAAATGTTGTGAGATTAGAAGTGTGTGCAAGAAGCGGTAAATTACCTAGTTCTTCTTGTCCTGCTCTTACTACTGACTTATTTATAAAAGATAAAATACCTCAAGAGACTTGCGATGTTTGTGATACTTATTTAGAAGACACTAGCAATCTTGACAGTATAATTGATTCTTTTTTTGATTAA
- a CDS encoding SpoIIE family protein phosphatase, producing the protein MNINEIMDNPEKQIEVFSNIIKKMNSSTDYEESLITLISEIKAVMNSNTILLYLVDQELNNLNFEMSIGPLGNNFFGSIIDNDKPIAVRAYTTSASLYSNDPKEDSNFVPIKDMIGDELKNILFVPVKIRKRNIAAIFLLNKKNGNFVEKDTILMKSFAHLVSLSLVNKINYEKAQSRAYEVAALYEMSISINRCETVDEILNNNISIVCEAFEAHRVSVILKENGVFKFKAAIGIDEDVLQYGAVTVEDNVLAEILKTKKAVYSVNVSKDHRFKPNKSLRYKRESFIAAPIIIKDEIIGFLCATERNINKAYNLSNLMLLEMLAQQLGENYMHVLLSEESKIKESLTEEINYTEQLQKSVLPTHFPNDNLFDIAAISIPSKNVGGDFYDYIKISSSKYALIIADVSGKGLGAGFFMTMTRSILRVYFSQIDDPASILKYTNKHIYEDSKNGMFVTCFLLVIDTKNKTLTYSNAGHLPQYLVRKDDSSNTKIIEEMHTKGKPLGFVKNETYINNKISYSSDDTIVLFTDGVTDTFNRFDEVYGEDRLKELLKNDYDKPKELLDDIVEETVTFRDEIAQFDDITLLITKIL; encoded by the coding sequence GTGAATATAAATGAAATAATGGATAACCCTGAAAAACAAATTGAGGTGTTTTCTAATATCATAAAAAAAATGAATTCTTCAACAGATTATGAAGAAAGTTTAATAACTCTTATATCTGAAATAAAAGCCGTTATGAATTCAAATACAATACTTTTATATCTAGTAGACCAAGAATTAAATAACCTAAACTTCGAAATGTCTATAGGTCCTCTTGGCAATAATTTTTTTGGCTCTATTATAGATAATGATAAACCAATAGCAGTAAGAGCTTATACTACATCAGCTTCATTATATTCTAATGACCCCAAAGAAGATTCAAATTTCGTCCCTATAAAAGATATGATAGGAGATGAATTAAAAAATATATTATTTGTACCTGTAAAAATTAGAAAGAGAAATATAGCGGCAATATTTTTATTAAATAAAAAAAATGGTAATTTTGTAGAAAAAGATACTATATTAATGAAGTCTTTTGCTCATTTAGTATCTTTATCTTTAGTAAATAAAATTAATTATGAGAAAGCACAATCGAGAGCATATGAAGTAGCTGCTTTATATGAAATGTCTATATCTATTAATAGATGCGAGACAGTTGATGAAATATTAAACAATAATATTAGCATAGTATGCGAAGCTTTTGAGGCACATAGAGTTTCAGTAATATTAAAAGAAAATGGTGTATTTAAATTTAAAGCTGCAATAGGTATTGATGAAGATGTTTTACAATATGGTGCAGTTACTGTAGAAGACAATGTGCTTGCAGAAATATTAAAAACGAAAAAAGCTGTTTATTCGGTTAATGTTTCTAAAGACCATAGATTCAAGCCAAACAAATCATTAAGATATAAAAGAGAAAGTTTTATAGCAGCACCAATAATTATAAAAGATGAAATAATAGGCTTTTTATGTGCTACAGAAAGAAACATTAATAAAGCATATAATTTAAGTAATTTGATGTTATTAGAAATGTTGGCTCAGCAATTAGGTGAAAATTATATGCATGTGCTTTTATCTGAAGAATCTAAAATAAAAGAATCCCTCACAGAAGAGATTAACTATACAGAGCAATTACAAAAAAGTGTACTTCCAACACATTTTCCAAATGATAATTTATTTGATATTGCTGCAATAAGCATACCGAGTAAAAACGTTGGAGGCGACTTTTATGATTATATAAAAATAAGCAGCAGTAAATATGCTCTTATAATAGCTGATGTATCAGGTAAAGGTTTAGGTGCTGGTTTCTTTATGACTATGACAAGGTCTATATTAAGAGTTTATTTCTCTCAAATAGATGACCCTGCAAGCATATTAAAATATACTAACAAACATATTTATGAAGATTCTAAAAACGGAATGTTTGTTACTTGTTTTTTACTTGTAATAGATACAAAAAATAAAACTTTAACCTACTCTAATGCCGGACATTTGCCTCAATATTTAGTTAGAAAAGATGATTCTTCAAATACAAAAATAATAGAAGAAATGCATACAAAAGGCAAACCATTAGGATTTGTAAAAAATGAAACTTATATAAATAATAAAATATCATATTCTTCAGATGATACAATAGTATTATTCACAGACGGAGTAACTGATACTTTCAATAGGTTTGATGAAGTTTATGGAGAAGATAGGTTAAAAGAATTGCTTAAAAATGACTATGATAAACCTAAAGAATTATTAGATGATATAGTAGAAGAAACTGTTACATTTAGAGATGAGATTGCCCAATTTGATGATATTACTCTATTAATAACCAAAATTTTATAA
- a CDS encoding MFS transporter gives MVNLLLSIIYLSFISLGLPDALLGSAWPSMYKEFNVAISYAGIISMIISVGTIISSLQSDRLTKKFGAGKITAFSVAMTAAALFGFSITHSYLFLCVWAIPYGLGAGSVDASLNNYVALHYESKHMSWLHCMWGIGATIGPYIMGYAITNNNWNAGYRYISIMQIVLTAILFFSLPLWNKNDKENKEKINTKTLSLIEIIKIKGAKEIMICFFCYCALEATTGLWASSYLNIYKGVDIKTAASFGSLFYIGITIGRAISGFITMKLNDNQMIVLGESLILIGIILMIIPTVNTVSLIGFIITGLGCAPIYPSIIHSTPYNFGAENSQAIIGVQMASAYIGTLAMPPLFGYIANHISISLLPFYLILILALMFIMHKLMIKKTIENK, from the coding sequence ATGGTTAATTTACTTCTTTCTATTATATATTTATCTTTTATTAGTTTAGGACTTCCAGATGCTTTGCTTGGTTCTGCTTGGCCTAGTATGTATAAAGAATTCAATGTAGCAATTTCTTATGCTGGTATAATATCAATGATTATATCCGTAGGAACTATAATTTCTAGTTTGCAAAGCGATAGATTAACCAAAAAATTCGGAGCAGGAAAAATAACAGCATTTAGTGTAGCAATGACAGCTGCTGCACTTTTTGGATTTTCTATTACTCATTCATATTTATTTCTTTGTGTTTGGGCTATACCTTATGGATTAGGTGCAGGAAGTGTAGATGCTTCTTTAAATAATTATGTAGCCCTTCATTATGAAAGCAAACATATGAGCTGGCTTCATTGTATGTGGGGAATAGGAGCAACAATAGGACCTTATATAATGGGTTATGCTATCACTAATAATAATTGGAATGCAGGATACAGATATATATCAATAATGCAGATTGTGCTTACAGCCATTTTATTTTTTAGCCTTCCTTTATGGAATAAAAATGATAAAGAAAATAAAGAAAAAATAAACACAAAAACCTTAAGCCTAATAGAAATAATAAAAATAAAAGGGGCAAAAGAAATTATGATATGTTTTTTTTGCTATTGTGCCCTTGAAGCTACAACAGGATTATGGGCAAGCAGTTATCTAAATATATATAAAGGAGTAGATATAAAAACAGCAGCTTCATTTGGAAGTTTATTTTATATAGGTATCACTATTGGAAGAGCTATATCAGGATTTATCACAATGAAGTTAAATGATAATCAAATGATAGTATTAGGAGAATCTCTAATTCTTATAGGCATAATATTAATGATTATTCCTACTGTAAATACTGTATCTTTGATAGGTTTTATAATTACAGGTTTAGGCTGTGCACCAATATATCCTTCTATTATACATTCAACTCCTTATAATTTTGGTGCAGAAAATTCTCAGGCTATAATAGGAGTACAAATGGCTAGTGCTTATATAGGTACTCTTGCAATGCCTCCATTATTCGGTTACATTGCAAATCATATATCAATATCTTTGCTTCCTTTTTATTTAATATTAATTTTAGCATTAATGTTTATTATGCACAAATTGATGATAAAAAAGACTATAGAAAACAAATAA